One genomic segment of Vulpes vulpes isolate BD-2025 chromosome 2, VulVul3, whole genome shotgun sequence includes these proteins:
- the KIF2A gene encoding kinesin-like protein KIF2A isoform X1, translated as MATANFGKIQIGIYVEIKRSDGRIHQAMVTSLNEDNESVTVEWIENGDTKGKEIDLESIFSLNPDLVPDEEIEPSPETPPPPTSSAKVNKIVKNRRTVASIKNDPPPRDNRVVGSARARPSQLPEQSSSAQQNARRKSNCVKEVEKLQEKREKRRLQQQELREKRAQDVDATNPNYEIMCMIRDFRGSLDYRPLTTADPIDEHRICVCVRKRPLNKKETQMKDLDVITIPSKDVVMVHEPKQKVDLTRYLENQTFRFDYAFDDSAPNEMVYRFTARPLVETIFERGMATCFAYGQTGSGKTHTMGGDFSGKNQDCSKGIYALAARDVFLMLKKPNYKKLELQVYATFFEIYSGKVFDLLNRKTKLRVLEDGKQQVQVVGLQEREVKCVEDVLKLIDIGNSCRTSGQTSANAHSSRSHAVFQIILRRKGKLHGKFSLIDLAGNERGADTSSADRQTRLEGAEINKSLLALKECIRALGRNKPHTPFRASKLTQVLRDSFIGENSRTCMIATISPGMASCENTLNTLRYANRVKEFGISPSDIPFSQGSGSRPDLSPSYEYDDFSPSITRVKELTVDPNAAGDVRPIMHHPPNQIDDLEAQWGVGSSPQRDDLKLLCEQNEEEVSPQLFTFHEAVSQMVEMEEQVVEDHRAVFQESIRWLEDEKALLEMTEEVDYDVDSYATQLEAILEQKIDILTELRDKVKSFRAALQEEEQASKQINPKRPRAL; from the exons GCCGAATACATCAAGCAATGGTAACATCtttaaatgaagataatgaaAGTGTAACTGTTGAATGGATAGAAAATGGAGATACAAAAGGCAAAGAG attgaCCTTGAGAGCATCTTTTCACTTAACCCTGACCTTGTACCTGATGAAGAAATTGAACCCAGTCCAGAAACTCCTCCACCTCCAACATCTTCAGCCAAAGTAAACAAAATTGTAAAG aATCGACGGACTGTGGCTTCTATTAAGAATGACCCTCCTCCAAGAGATAACAGAG TGGTTGGTTCTGCACGTGCACGGCCTAGTCAGCTTCCTGAGCAGTCTTCCTCTGCACAACAGAATG cacGTAGAAAATCTAATTGtgtgaaagaagtagaaaaattacaagaaaaacgAGAAAAAAGGAGACTGCAGCAGCAAGAACTTAGAGAAAAAAGAGCCCAG GATGTTGATGCTACAAACCCAAATTATGAAATTATGTGTATGATCAGAGACTTTAGAGGAAGTTTGGATTATAGACCATTAACAACAGCAGATCCT attgatGAACATAGGATATGTGTTTGTGTAAGAAAACGACCACTCAATAAAAAAG aaaCTCAAATGAAAGATCTTGATGTAATCACAATCCCCAGTAAAGATGTTGTGATGGTACATGaaccaaaacaaaaagtagaTTTAACAAGGTACCTAGAAAACCAAACATTTCGTTTCGATTATGCCTTTGATGACTCAGCTCCTAATGAAATGGTTTACAG atttacagCTAGACCACTAGTGGAAACTATATTTGAAAGGGGAATGGCTACATGCTTTGCTTATGGGCAGACTGGAAGTGGAAAAACTCAT ACTATGGGAGGTGACTTTTCAGGCAAGAACCAAGATTGTTCTAAAGGAATTTATGCATTAGCAG CTCGAGATGTCTTTTTAATGTTAAAGAAGCCAAATTATAAGAAGTTAGAACTTCAAGTATATGCAaccttttttgaaatttatagtGGGAAG GTGTTTGACTTActaaacaggaaaacaaaattaagagtGCTAGAAGATGGAAAACAGCAGGTTCAAGTGGTGGGATTACAGGAACGGGAGGTCAAATGTGTTGAAGATGTACTGAAACTCATTGATATAGGCAACAGTTGCag AACATCCGGTCAAACATCTGCAAATGCACATTCATCTCGGAGCCATGCAGTGTTTCAGATTATTcttagaaggaaaggaaaactacATGGCAAATTTTCTCTCATTGATTTGGCTGGAAATGAACGAGGAGCCGATACTTCCAGTGCAGACAGGCAAACCAGGCTTGAAGGTGCTGAAATTAATAAAAGCCTTTTAGCACTCAAG GAGTGCATCAGAGCCTTAGGTAGAAATAAACCTCATACTCCTTTCAGAGCAAGTAAACTCACTCAGGTGTTAAGAGATTCATTCATAGGTGAAAATTCTCGTACCTGCATG atTGCCACAATCTCTCCAGGAATGGCATCCTGTGAAAATACTCTTAATACATTAAGATATGCAAATAG AGTAAAGGAGTTTGGAATTAGTCCATCAGACATTCCCTTCTCACAGGGTAGTGGCAGTCGCCCTGATCTCTCTCCTTCTTATGAATATGACGACTTTTCTCCTTCGATTACCAG GGTGAAAGAATTGACTGTGGATCCAAATGCTGCTGGTGATGTCCGTCCAATTATGCACCATCCACCAAATCAGATTGATGACTTAGAGGCACAGTGGGGTGTGGGGAGTTCCCCTCAGAGAGATGATCTAAAACTTCTTTGTGAACAAAAT GAAGAAGAAGTTTCTCCCCAGTTGTTTACTTTCCACGAAGCGGTCTCACAAATGGTAGAAATGGAAGAACAAGTTGTAGAAGACCACAGGGCAGTGTTCCAG GAATCTATTCGATGGTTAGAAGATGAAAAGGCTCTCCTAGAGATGACTGAAGAAGTAGACTATGATGTAGATTCATATGCCACCCAACTTGAAGCTATTCTTGAgcaaaaaatagacattttaactgAGCTGCGGG atAAAGTGAAATCTTTTCGAGCAGCTCTACAAGAAGAAGAACAGGCCAGCAAGCAAATCAACCCGAAGAGACCCCGTGCCCTTTAA
- the KIF2A gene encoding kinesin-like protein KIF2A isoform X5 codes for MATANFGKIQIGIYVEIKRSDGRIHQAMVTSLNEDNESVTVEWIENGDTKGKEIDLESIFSLNPDLVPDEEIEPSPETPPPPTSSAKVNKIVKNRRTVASIKNDPPPRDNRVVGSARARPSQLPEQSSSAQQNARRKSNCVKEVEKLQEKREKRRLQQQELREKRAQDVDATNPNYEIMCMIRDFRGSLDYRPLTTADPIDEHRICVCVRKRPLNKKETQMKDLDVITIPSKDVVMVHEPKQKVDLTRYLENQTFRFDYAFDDSAPNEMVYRFTARPLVETIFERGMATCFAYGQTGSGKTHTMGGDFSGKNQDCSKGIYALAARDVFLMLKKPNYKKLELQVYATFFEIYSGKVFDLLNRKTKLRVLEDGKQQVQVVGLQEREVKCVEDVLKLIDIGNSCRTSGQTSANAHSSRSHAVFQIILRRKGKLHGKFSLIDLAGNERGADTSSADRQTRLEGAEINKSLLALKECIRALGRNKPHTPFRASKLTQVLRDSFIGENSRTCMIATISPGMASCENTLNTLRYANRVKELTVDPNAAGDVRPIMHHPPNQIDDLEAQWGVGSSPQRDDLKLLCEQNEEEVSPQLFTFHEAVSQMVEMEEQVVEDHRAVFQESIRWLEDEKALLEMTEEVDYDVDSYATQLEAILEQKIDILTELRDKVKSFRAALQEEEQASKQINPKRPRAL; via the exons GCCGAATACATCAAGCAATGGTAACATCtttaaatgaagataatgaaAGTGTAACTGTTGAATGGATAGAAAATGGAGATACAAAAGGCAAAGAG attgaCCTTGAGAGCATCTTTTCACTTAACCCTGACCTTGTACCTGATGAAGAAATTGAACCCAGTCCAGAAACTCCTCCACCTCCAACATCTTCAGCCAAAGTAAACAAAATTGTAAAG aATCGACGGACTGTGGCTTCTATTAAGAATGACCCTCCTCCAAGAGATAACAGAG TGGTTGGTTCTGCACGTGCACGGCCTAGTCAGCTTCCTGAGCAGTCTTCCTCTGCACAACAGAATG cacGTAGAAAATCTAATTGtgtgaaagaagtagaaaaattacaagaaaaacgAGAAAAAAGGAGACTGCAGCAGCAAGAACTTAGAGAAAAAAGAGCCCAG GATGTTGATGCTACAAACCCAAATTATGAAATTATGTGTATGATCAGAGACTTTAGAGGAAGTTTGGATTATAGACCATTAACAACAGCAGATCCT attgatGAACATAGGATATGTGTTTGTGTAAGAAAACGACCACTCAATAAAAAAG aaaCTCAAATGAAAGATCTTGATGTAATCACAATCCCCAGTAAAGATGTTGTGATGGTACATGaaccaaaacaaaaagtagaTTTAACAAGGTACCTAGAAAACCAAACATTTCGTTTCGATTATGCCTTTGATGACTCAGCTCCTAATGAAATGGTTTACAG atttacagCTAGACCACTAGTGGAAACTATATTTGAAAGGGGAATGGCTACATGCTTTGCTTATGGGCAGACTGGAAGTGGAAAAACTCAT ACTATGGGAGGTGACTTTTCAGGCAAGAACCAAGATTGTTCTAAAGGAATTTATGCATTAGCAG CTCGAGATGTCTTTTTAATGTTAAAGAAGCCAAATTATAAGAAGTTAGAACTTCAAGTATATGCAaccttttttgaaatttatagtGGGAAG GTGTTTGACTTActaaacaggaaaacaaaattaagagtGCTAGAAGATGGAAAACAGCAGGTTCAAGTGGTGGGATTACAGGAACGGGAGGTCAAATGTGTTGAAGATGTACTGAAACTCATTGATATAGGCAACAGTTGCag AACATCCGGTCAAACATCTGCAAATGCACATTCATCTCGGAGCCATGCAGTGTTTCAGATTATTcttagaaggaaaggaaaactacATGGCAAATTTTCTCTCATTGATTTGGCTGGAAATGAACGAGGAGCCGATACTTCCAGTGCAGACAGGCAAACCAGGCTTGAAGGTGCTGAAATTAATAAAAGCCTTTTAGCACTCAAG GAGTGCATCAGAGCCTTAGGTAGAAATAAACCTCATACTCCTTTCAGAGCAAGTAAACTCACTCAGGTGTTAAGAGATTCATTCATAGGTGAAAATTCTCGTACCTGCATG atTGCCACAATCTCTCCAGGAATGGCATCCTGTGAAAATACTCTTAATACATTAAGATATGCAAATAG GGTGAAAGAATTGACTGTGGATCCAAATGCTGCTGGTGATGTCCGTCCAATTATGCACCATCCACCAAATCAGATTGATGACTTAGAGGCACAGTGGGGTGTGGGGAGTTCCCCTCAGAGAGATGATCTAAAACTTCTTTGTGAACAAAAT GAAGAAGAAGTTTCTCCCCAGTTGTTTACTTTCCACGAAGCGGTCTCACAAATGGTAGAAATGGAAGAACAAGTTGTAGAAGACCACAGGGCAGTGTTCCAG GAATCTATTCGATGGTTAGAAGATGAAAAGGCTCTCCTAGAGATGACTGAAGAAGTAGACTATGATGTAGATTCATATGCCACCCAACTTGAAGCTATTCTTGAgcaaaaaatagacattttaactgAGCTGCGGG atAAAGTGAAATCTTTTCGAGCAGCTCTACAAGAAGAAGAACAGGCCAGCAAGCAAATCAACCCGAAGAGACCCCGTGCCCTTTAA
- the KIF2A gene encoding kinesin-like protein KIF2A isoform X8 yields MATANFGKIQIGIYVEIKRSDGRIHQAMVTSLNEDNESVTVEWIENGDTKGKEIDLESIFSLNPDLVPDEEIEPSPETPPPPTSSAKVNKIVKNRRTVASIKNDPPPRDNRVVGSARARPSQLPEQSSSAQQNGSVSDISPVQAAKKEFGPPSRRKSNCVKEVEKLQEKREKRRLQQQELREKRAQDVDATNPNYEIMCMIRDFRGSLDYRPLTTADPIDEHRICVCVRKRPLNKKETQMKDLDVITIPSKDVVMVHEPKQKVDLTRYLENQTFRFDYAFDDSAPNEMVYRFTARPLVETIFERGMATCFAYGQTGSGKTHTMGGDFSGKNQDCSKGIYALAARDVFLMLKKPNYKKLELQVYATFFEIYSGKVFDLLNRKTKLRVLEDGKQQVQVVGLQEREVKCVEDVLKLIDIGNSCRTSGQTSANAHSSRSHAVFQIILRRKGKLHGKFSLIDLAGNERGADTSSADRQTRLEGAEINKSLLALKECIRALGRNKPHTPFRASKLTQVLRDSFIGENSRTCMIATISPGMASCENTLNTLRYANRVKEFGISPSDIPFSQGSGSRPDLSPSYEYDDFSPSITRVKELTVDPNAAGDVRPIMHHPPNQIDDLEAQWGVGSSPQRDDLKLLCEQNEEEVSPQLFTFHEAVSQMVEMEEQVVEDHRAVFQESIRWLEDEKALLEMTEEVDYDVDSYATQLEAILEQKIDILTELRDKVKSFRAALQEEEQASKQINPKRPRAL; encoded by the exons GCCGAATACATCAAGCAATGGTAACATCtttaaatgaagataatgaaAGTGTAACTGTTGAATGGATAGAAAATGGAGATACAAAAGGCAAAGAG attgaCCTTGAGAGCATCTTTTCACTTAACCCTGACCTTGTACCTGATGAAGAAATTGAACCCAGTCCAGAAACTCCTCCACCTCCAACATCTTCAGCCAAAGTAAACAAAATTGTAAAG aATCGACGGACTGTGGCTTCTATTAAGAATGACCCTCCTCCAAGAGATAACAGAG TGGTTGGTTCTGCACGTGCACGGCCTAGTCAGCTTCCTGAGCAGTCTTCCTCTGCACAACAGAATGGTAGTGTTTCAGATATATCTCCAGTTCAAGCTGCAAAAAAGGAATTTGGACCCCCTT cacGTAGAAAATCTAATTGtgtgaaagaagtagaaaaattacaagaaaaacgAGAAAAAAGGAGACTGCAGCAGCAAGAACTTAGAGAAAAAAGAGCCCAG GATGTTGATGCTACAAACCCAAATTATGAAATTATGTGTATGATCAGAGACTTTAGAGGAAGTTTGGATTATAGACCATTAACAACAGCAGATCCT attgatGAACATAGGATATGTGTTTGTGTAAGAAAACGACCACTCAATAAAAAAG aaaCTCAAATGAAAGATCTTGATGTAATCACAATCCCCAGTAAAGATGTTGTGATGGTACATGaaccaaaacaaaaagtagaTTTAACAAGGTACCTAGAAAACCAAACATTTCGTTTCGATTATGCCTTTGATGACTCAGCTCCTAATGAAATGGTTTACAG atttacagCTAGACCACTAGTGGAAACTATATTTGAAAGGGGAATGGCTACATGCTTTGCTTATGGGCAGACTGGAAGTGGAAAAACTCAT ACTATGGGAGGTGACTTTTCAGGCAAGAACCAAGATTGTTCTAAAGGAATTTATGCATTAGCAG CTCGAGATGTCTTTTTAATGTTAAAGAAGCCAAATTATAAGAAGTTAGAACTTCAAGTATATGCAaccttttttgaaatttatagtGGGAAG GTGTTTGACTTActaaacaggaaaacaaaattaagagtGCTAGAAGATGGAAAACAGCAGGTTCAAGTGGTGGGATTACAGGAACGGGAGGTCAAATGTGTTGAAGATGTACTGAAACTCATTGATATAGGCAACAGTTGCag AACATCCGGTCAAACATCTGCAAATGCACATTCATCTCGGAGCCATGCAGTGTTTCAGATTATTcttagaaggaaaggaaaactacATGGCAAATTTTCTCTCATTGATTTGGCTGGAAATGAACGAGGAGCCGATACTTCCAGTGCAGACAGGCAAACCAGGCTTGAAGGTGCTGAAATTAATAAAAGCCTTTTAGCACTCAAG GAGTGCATCAGAGCCTTAGGTAGAAATAAACCTCATACTCCTTTCAGAGCAAGTAAACTCACTCAGGTGTTAAGAGATTCATTCATAGGTGAAAATTCTCGTACCTGCATG atTGCCACAATCTCTCCAGGAATGGCATCCTGTGAAAATACTCTTAATACATTAAGATATGCAAATAG AGTAAAGGAGTTTGGAATTAGTCCATCAGACATTCCCTTCTCACAGGGTAGTGGCAGTCGCCCTGATCTCTCTCCTTCTTATGAATATGACGACTTTTCTCCTTCGATTACCAG GGTGAAAGAATTGACTGTGGATCCAAATGCTGCTGGTGATGTCCGTCCAATTATGCACCATCCACCAAATCAGATTGATGACTTAGAGGCACAGTGGGGTGTGGGGAGTTCCCCTCAGAGAGATGATCTAAAACTTCTTTGTGAACAAAAT GAAGAAGAAGTTTCTCCCCAGTTGTTTACTTTCCACGAAGCGGTCTCACAAATGGTAGAAATGGAAGAACAAGTTGTAGAAGACCACAGGGCAGTGTTCCAG GAATCTATTCGATGGTTAGAAGATGAAAAGGCTCTCCTAGAGATGACTGAAGAAGTAGACTATGATGTAGATTCATATGCCACCCAACTTGAAGCTATTCTTGAgcaaaaaatagacattttaactgAGCTGCGGG atAAAGTGAAATCTTTTCGAGCAGCTCTACAAGAAGAAGAACAGGCCAGCAAGCAAATCAACCCGAAGAGACCCCGTGCCCTTTAA
- the KIF2A gene encoding kinesin-like protein KIF2A isoform X3 → MATANFGKIQIGIYVEIKRSDGRIHQAMVTSLNEDNESVTVEWIENGDTKGKEIDLESIFSLNPDLVPDEEIEPSPETPPPPTSSAKVNKIVKNRRTVASIKNDPPPRDNRVVGSARARPSQLPEQSSSAQQNGSVSDISPVQAAKKEFGPPSRRKSNCVKEVEKLQEKREKRRLQQQELREKRAQDVDATNPNYEIMCMIRDFRGSLDYRPLTTADPIDEHRICVCVRKRPLNKKETQMKDLDVITIPSKDVVMVHEPKQKVDLTRYLENQTFRFDYAFDDSAPNEMVYRFTARPLVETIFERGMATCFAYGQTGSGKTHTMGGDFSGKNQDCSKGIYALAARDVFLMLKKPNYKKLELQVYATFFEIYSGKVFDLLNRKTKLRVLEDGKQQVQVVGLQEREVKCVEDVLKLIDIGNSCRTSGQTSANAHSSRSHAVFQIILRRKGKLHGKFSLIDLAGNERGADTSSADRQTRLEGAEINKSLLALKECIRALGRNKPHTPFRASKLTQVLRDSFIGENSRTCMIATISPGMASCENTLNTLRYANRVKELTVDPNAAGDVRPIMHHPPNQIDDLEAQWGVGSSPQRDDLKLLCEQNEEEVSPQLFTFHEAVSQMVEMEEQVVEDHRAVFQESIRWLEDEKALLEMTEEVDYDVDSYATQLEAILEQKIDILTELRDKVKSFRAALQEEEQASKQINPKRPRAL, encoded by the exons GCCGAATACATCAAGCAATGGTAACATCtttaaatgaagataatgaaAGTGTAACTGTTGAATGGATAGAAAATGGAGATACAAAAGGCAAAGAG attgaCCTTGAGAGCATCTTTTCACTTAACCCTGACCTTGTACCTGATGAAGAAATTGAACCCAGTCCAGAAACTCCTCCACCTCCAACATCTTCAGCCAAAGTAAACAAAATTGTAAAG aATCGACGGACTGTGGCTTCTATTAAGAATGACCCTCCTCCAAGAGATAACAGAG TGGTTGGTTCTGCACGTGCACGGCCTAGTCAGCTTCCTGAGCAGTCTTCCTCTGCACAACAGAATGGTAGTGTTTCAGATATATCTCCAGTTCAAGCTGCAAAAAAGGAATTTGGACCCCCTT cacGTAGAAAATCTAATTGtgtgaaagaagtagaaaaattacaagaaaaacgAGAAAAAAGGAGACTGCAGCAGCAAGAACTTAGAGAAAAAAGAGCCCAG GATGTTGATGCTACAAACCCAAATTATGAAATTATGTGTATGATCAGAGACTTTAGAGGAAGTTTGGATTATAGACCATTAACAACAGCAGATCCT attgatGAACATAGGATATGTGTTTGTGTAAGAAAACGACCACTCAATAAAAAAG aaaCTCAAATGAAAGATCTTGATGTAATCACAATCCCCAGTAAAGATGTTGTGATGGTACATGaaccaaaacaaaaagtagaTTTAACAAGGTACCTAGAAAACCAAACATTTCGTTTCGATTATGCCTTTGATGACTCAGCTCCTAATGAAATGGTTTACAG atttacagCTAGACCACTAGTGGAAACTATATTTGAAAGGGGAATGGCTACATGCTTTGCTTATGGGCAGACTGGAAGTGGAAAAACTCAT ACTATGGGAGGTGACTTTTCAGGCAAGAACCAAGATTGTTCTAAAGGAATTTATGCATTAGCAG CTCGAGATGTCTTTTTAATGTTAAAGAAGCCAAATTATAAGAAGTTAGAACTTCAAGTATATGCAaccttttttgaaatttatagtGGGAAG GTGTTTGACTTActaaacaggaaaacaaaattaagagtGCTAGAAGATGGAAAACAGCAGGTTCAAGTGGTGGGATTACAGGAACGGGAGGTCAAATGTGTTGAAGATGTACTGAAACTCATTGATATAGGCAACAGTTGCag AACATCCGGTCAAACATCTGCAAATGCACATTCATCTCGGAGCCATGCAGTGTTTCAGATTATTcttagaaggaaaggaaaactacATGGCAAATTTTCTCTCATTGATTTGGCTGGAAATGAACGAGGAGCCGATACTTCCAGTGCAGACAGGCAAACCAGGCTTGAAGGTGCTGAAATTAATAAAAGCCTTTTAGCACTCAAG GAGTGCATCAGAGCCTTAGGTAGAAATAAACCTCATACTCCTTTCAGAGCAAGTAAACTCACTCAGGTGTTAAGAGATTCATTCATAGGTGAAAATTCTCGTACCTGCATG atTGCCACAATCTCTCCAGGAATGGCATCCTGTGAAAATACTCTTAATACATTAAGATATGCAAATAG GGTGAAAGAATTGACTGTGGATCCAAATGCTGCTGGTGATGTCCGTCCAATTATGCACCATCCACCAAATCAGATTGATGACTTAGAGGCACAGTGGGGTGTGGGGAGTTCCCCTCAGAGAGATGATCTAAAACTTCTTTGTGAACAAAAT GAAGAAGAAGTTTCTCCCCAGTTGTTTACTTTCCACGAAGCGGTCTCACAAATGGTAGAAATGGAAGAACAAGTTGTAGAAGACCACAGGGCAGTGTTCCAG GAATCTATTCGATGGTTAGAAGATGAAAAGGCTCTCCTAGAGATGACTGAAGAAGTAGACTATGATGTAGATTCATATGCCACCCAACTTGAAGCTATTCTTGAgcaaaaaatagacattttaactgAGCTGCGGG atAAAGTGAAATCTTTTCGAGCAGCTCTACAAGAAGAAGAACAGGCCAGCAAGCAAATCAACCCGAAGAGACCCCGTGCCCTTTAA
- the KIF2A gene encoding kinesin-like protein KIF2A isoform X4, whose product MVTSLNEDNESVTVEWIENGDTKGKEIDLESIFSLNPDLVPDEEIEPSPETPPPPTSSAKVNKIVKNRRTVASIKNDPPPRDNRVVGSARARPSQLPEQSSSAQQNARRKSNCVKEVEKLQEKREKRRLQQQELREKRAQDVDATNPNYEIMCMIRDFRGSLDYRPLTTADPIDEHRICVCVRKRPLNKKETQMKDLDVITIPSKDVVMVHEPKQKVDLTRYLENQTFRFDYAFDDSAPNEMVYRFTARPLVETIFERGMATCFAYGQTGSGKTHTMGGDFSGKNQDCSKGIYALAARDVFLMLKKPNYKKLELQVYATFFEIYSGKVFDLLNRKTKLRVLEDGKQQVQVVGLQEREVKCVEDVLKLIDIGNSCRTSGQTSANAHSSRSHAVFQIILRRKGKLHGKFSLIDLAGNERGADTSSADRQTRLEGAEINKSLLALKECIRALGRNKPHTPFRASKLTQVLRDSFIGENSRTCMIATISPGMASCENTLNTLRYANRVKEFGISPSDIPFSQGSGSRPDLSPSYEYDDFSPSITRVKELTVDPNAAGDVRPIMHHPPNQIDDLEAQWGVGSSPQRDDLKLLCEQNEEEVSPQLFTFHEAVSQMVEMEEQVVEDHRAVFQESIRWLEDEKALLEMTEEVDYDVDSYATQLEAILEQKIDILTELRDKVKSFRAALQEEEQASKQINPKRPRAL is encoded by the exons ATGGTAACATCtttaaatgaagataatgaaAGTGTAACTGTTGAATGGATAGAAAATGGAGATACAAAAGGCAAAGAG attgaCCTTGAGAGCATCTTTTCACTTAACCCTGACCTTGTACCTGATGAAGAAATTGAACCCAGTCCAGAAACTCCTCCACCTCCAACATCTTCAGCCAAAGTAAACAAAATTGTAAAG aATCGACGGACTGTGGCTTCTATTAAGAATGACCCTCCTCCAAGAGATAACAGAG TGGTTGGTTCTGCACGTGCACGGCCTAGTCAGCTTCCTGAGCAGTCTTCCTCTGCACAACAGAATG cacGTAGAAAATCTAATTGtgtgaaagaagtagaaaaattacaagaaaaacgAGAAAAAAGGAGACTGCAGCAGCAAGAACTTAGAGAAAAAAGAGCCCAG GATGTTGATGCTACAAACCCAAATTATGAAATTATGTGTATGATCAGAGACTTTAGAGGAAGTTTGGATTATAGACCATTAACAACAGCAGATCCT attgatGAACATAGGATATGTGTTTGTGTAAGAAAACGACCACTCAATAAAAAAG aaaCTCAAATGAAAGATCTTGATGTAATCACAATCCCCAGTAAAGATGTTGTGATGGTACATGaaccaaaacaaaaagtagaTTTAACAAGGTACCTAGAAAACCAAACATTTCGTTTCGATTATGCCTTTGATGACTCAGCTCCTAATGAAATGGTTTACAG atttacagCTAGACCACTAGTGGAAACTATATTTGAAAGGGGAATGGCTACATGCTTTGCTTATGGGCAGACTGGAAGTGGAAAAACTCAT ACTATGGGAGGTGACTTTTCAGGCAAGAACCAAGATTGTTCTAAAGGAATTTATGCATTAGCAG CTCGAGATGTCTTTTTAATGTTAAAGAAGCCAAATTATAAGAAGTTAGAACTTCAAGTATATGCAaccttttttgaaatttatagtGGGAAG GTGTTTGACTTActaaacaggaaaacaaaattaagagtGCTAGAAGATGGAAAACAGCAGGTTCAAGTGGTGGGATTACAGGAACGGGAGGTCAAATGTGTTGAAGATGTACTGAAACTCATTGATATAGGCAACAGTTGCag AACATCCGGTCAAACATCTGCAAATGCACATTCATCTCGGAGCCATGCAGTGTTTCAGATTATTcttagaaggaaaggaaaactacATGGCAAATTTTCTCTCATTGATTTGGCTGGAAATGAACGAGGAGCCGATACTTCCAGTGCAGACAGGCAAACCAGGCTTGAAGGTGCTGAAATTAATAAAAGCCTTTTAGCACTCAAG GAGTGCATCAGAGCCTTAGGTAGAAATAAACCTCATACTCCTTTCAGAGCAAGTAAACTCACTCAGGTGTTAAGAGATTCATTCATAGGTGAAAATTCTCGTACCTGCATG atTGCCACAATCTCTCCAGGAATGGCATCCTGTGAAAATACTCTTAATACATTAAGATATGCAAATAG AGTAAAGGAGTTTGGAATTAGTCCATCAGACATTCCCTTCTCACAGGGTAGTGGCAGTCGCCCTGATCTCTCTCCTTCTTATGAATATGACGACTTTTCTCCTTCGATTACCAG GGTGAAAGAATTGACTGTGGATCCAAATGCTGCTGGTGATGTCCGTCCAATTATGCACCATCCACCAAATCAGATTGATGACTTAGAGGCACAGTGGGGTGTGGGGAGTTCCCCTCAGAGAGATGATCTAAAACTTCTTTGTGAACAAAAT GAAGAAGAAGTTTCTCCCCAGTTGTTTACTTTCCACGAAGCGGTCTCACAAATGGTAGAAATGGAAGAACAAGTTGTAGAAGACCACAGGGCAGTGTTCCAG GAATCTATTCGATGGTTAGAAGATGAAAAGGCTCTCCTAGAGATGACTGAAGAAGTAGACTATGATGTAGATTCATATGCCACCCAACTTGAAGCTATTCTTGAgcaaaaaatagacattttaactgAGCTGCGGG atAAAGTGAAATCTTTTCGAGCAGCTCTACAAGAAGAAGAACAGGCCAGCAAGCAAATCAACCCGAAGAGACCCCGTGCCCTTTAA